The proteins below come from a single Mercenaria mercenaria strain notata chromosome 3, MADL_Memer_1, whole genome shotgun sequence genomic window:
- the LOC123523336 gene encoding uncharacterized protein LOC123523336, giving the protein MDRMTLFIQENLNGYNLPSHTLSEIRGVLFKRFGAKFSEGLSPEGRLAMEQAAKREVESAKSLHSMKEGTCKQNSNKKVTNGQRGKKTKTITFTDTYDKTSVRKLDGDITDKTFNKMDLPKRAIGGKIANAFETVETVVHCEVETSQNTADVDSTELQSVEKCLVWMEVHNEAPTPSIPGSEYSRNSLLAENDNEQL; this is encoded by the coding sequence ATGGATAGGATGACATTATTTATTCAAGAAAACTTAAATGGATATAATCTGCCATCACACACTTTGTCTGAGATACGTGGAGTCCTATTTAAAAGATTCGGAGCAAAGTTTTCTGAAGGTCTGTCGCCAGAAGGCCGTTTAGCAATGGAACAGGCAGCTAAACGGGAGGTGGAAAGTGCAAAAAGTTTACACAGCATGAAGGAAGGTACTTGTAAGCAGAATTCGAACAAAAAAGTGACAAACGGTCAGCGCGGAAAGAAAACGAAAACTATTACTTTTACGGACACATATGACAAGACATCCGTTAGAAAGCTTGATGGAGACATAACTGATAAAACTTTTAATAAGATGGACTTGCCAAAGCGAGCTATTGGAGGCAAAATTGCTAATGCGTTTGAGACTGTTGAAACTGTGGTTCATTGTGAAGTTGAAACTAGTCAAAACACAGCTGATGTTGATTCAACGGAATTACAGTCAGTAGAAAAATGTTTAGTTTGGATGGAAGTTCATAATGAAGCACCTACACCAAGTATCCCCGGCTCGGAATATTCAAGGAACTCATTACTAGCAGAAAACGATAATGAACAGCTGTAA